From the genome of Papilio machaon chromosome 1, ilPapMach1.1, whole genome shotgun sequence:
AAAGAACACTTTTAGTGTTGAAAAAATAGCTGCAGGTGACAGTGGTAAAAAAGTTGCTGTAAATGTTACTTACAATGCGAATTTTGTTGATGAATGTAAATCCATTCTTTTAGTACATGGATATAATAAAACACGAATTTTCGATACTTACATAGTATTTATGCTCTCCGGAAGAGTAGAGACCTTCGCACCTTTAAGAAAGTGCAAAGTTTCTGGCCCTAATTATAGACAACAAAAAGTTGATGTATTCGTATCGTCACCCTTTACAGCAACTACTACATTTAGAATGTTTGTATTAGACGAAGAACCTTTCATACCTGTAGTGCTTGAAGAAAATCCAAAACGTAAATTTTACGCAACACGACTTCAtcttattgataaaaatgtaacattatcTGGTATGCCTAAAGAAAGTGGACAAGAAGTTTTGGAGCACAAGTTACATTTCCTTCTGATCTGTTTAAATGCTCAAATAAGCAACACATGGATATggtttaaaagtaatattggagaattctttataaaagtaacatCACAACCACGATGTGACATATTTCTCGATACGCTATTTGTTAAAGTTCCCGAATGGCCGATACCGCCGTGCAGCTGCGGGGCAGAATGTGAATGCTACCGGACTACTCTTCTGATGATACCACATCGCAATgatataatgataaaatcGTTACGTGGAGCATTAATAGAAAGGGCTTCTGAAAAGATGATTGAGATATTTGATCAACTAATaggtaaaaatattgattatctACAACATCGCtattgtttgaattaaatcCATTTTACTACGAAcaaatagattataaaatttcattaatacataatataaatgtttttcaactTGCAGAGACATCAACAGGAAGAATTATTCTTGGCATGCTTTTAGCAGAAGGCGGTACGAATATGCCTGATGTGCAACATATCCTGCGCAATGAGACCTCGTTTCGTGTGACGGCACGCTCGCTTGAGCCGCGAGTCGACCGAGTGACACTGGCCCAGCACACAGAAGACACTCTAGCCCTTCCGATAACGGTACCCGTGTGCGATAAACCTGAGAAATTCTCAGTCACTTTCACCTCAGAATGTGGTATGGACGTACGCACATATAAAGTCGTATTCACTGAGAATGAGTAAAATTGTCATTTCATAATATTGAAGcaaactttataattacatGATAACGTTATGAATATCTTGTacaatgtttgttaatttatctatattatcattcttaatttattttagttatgaGACAAGTACCATTTTACTTGCGTTTGCTATAtccttttatttcaattaaatttaagagtAAAACTGACGTTTAATTTCGTCATCATTTAACGTGTTTTGCGTGAcgctaaaattttttttaacatcagtTTAACACAATTTCTGCAATGAATATAGTACGACCTTGAAACTGCAGGCTCAGGCAATCAAATTACAACAAATGCTTCCTTGAACTATTAACTTCCTTGTTGTATATAAAACTAATGAACTCCATTcgaatttaatgtaataacttGAATATAGATCGTGTAAACATAGTTCGACAACTAGACTTAACTTTGTCGAATTTTAAACGCTTCAGGTAGACCGACAGcttgttgttatttatatcaacTGCTTGAGACAGTCCGCGTATCGCAGCCCTAACattgttttaacaatataaatagaattgaTAGAAGCACACGTCACAGCAGATTCCCATGAGCATATCTGTGTTTGGAAGTGTGGTGAGAGCACCAACTGCACCGCGCCGCGCCGTCTACCGCCTTGACCGAGGCACCGAGCCATACTTACCCGACCGGTAGTCAATGTAAAAACACTAAACGCACATGCAATAATTGATAATGCATAGGATAATTCAATACAATATCTCCAAAAAGTTTAGGATTAGTCTAAAACTTTCTGccacaattattaaattatttaggaaTATATAGGTAGAGGTTGGAAAACGATCATTACAAATATGGACAAAAACGTCAAACAAATCGAAAtacaaacaattaatttgacaaagtggtaaatgtgtttaaaaatatcgtttGGGGCCGTTTCATAATTATAAGGAATAACTATGAtctctttattgttttaacgtTATCCATTATCATCACAACCAGTATACTAATAGTAAGAAAAATGCCTTCAAAAGAATAACTATTAGTGAACGATAATAAGCAAAAGAGGAAGTCTGGATCATACAAAAGTTCCCTGAaaattttttggaaaaaaaaaaaagctttccGTGTCCATCCCGTTTGGATATATTCTTCAGTTGCGTTTATGTTTTCGAATATTAtcagtatttaatttcattttctcGTACGTTCTTGATAAGTTACATTTAATCTATGATTTTCGTGACCTCATACGATAGTGATTTCAGGCTTTAATCTCGTCTCGTAACAAAGAATACAAAATCGACAGaaacatattactttttttatttgtcatttattatgtttactgAAAAAGTATCCTTGCGTcgtataacattaattatacaaGTAGCTGCGACTGCGAACGTGCACTGTAGAAAGCTGGTGTACGGCTATAAATCCACTTCTCGACACCACAACCTCCATTGTCTTGCCAGTCGTCATCGCAACATCATACCTTAAAACATAGTCTTATaacattcttttgttttcaacattgtatgaaattaaaacagtaaattaaaatatatattgtaactatttaattttgctaGTGCATCAGTGTGAGTGTTTACAAAGTGCGCAATGGAAATGGACAGTAAACAATTTCGGGAGTTCGGGAAGGCTGCCATTGATATATTGGCCGACTACTATGATCATATACGGGATAGGTATGTGATTTTATAATGTCTTattgtctttaattttattatatctttaatttgcaattcgcacgttttattttaaattaaaattggcaCATCCtgtataaatatcaatttgagtatttttcaataaaaatccTTATTCCATGTCAATTTTATAGATCTTATTCTTGATTTATTGAGCAACTACTGGGAATTTTAACCACtgtcttcatttattttacaaccgctaagcaatgtttttttattatactatacAACcacttagaaattaaaaaaatcgtttaaataCTGCTGCAATTAACAAAGGTTAATTGTAAGTTCGAGAATTACTttctttagtattttatgtagTACTTGTTAATCCAAATAAATGAAGAACTAAACATTACATACTATACAGTGGGTTTGAAAATTAGAGTGGTACATTGAcatttctataaaacataggaaacaattaactaattattttttatatttattctgcGTTTCTTGCTGCTACATATCACGGTGCTACGTTTGCATTAGAAATAACTGCCTTACATAACAgtatttttctacaaaagATGGATTTTGAACGAGTTAactcattttttaaatttaaattaaattcataatatgtattttttttatttaggttttAAGACAACATTAGAATCGTCGCACGCACACGTACAGACGTGTGCTAATGACTTAACAAGCTTACAATGACTTCACAATGAATGATTTTAATCATAAAAGACACGAAACCCTCCATCAGTTCAATTATTTACCGGTAGTGATTTCACAATGTAATTATGTTAGAATTagcagaaattattaaatacactgGAGAATAAACAGTAAGAATTTTGAATAACATTGTACAATCTGATGTAACGATCTAAAGTTTCATAGGATGCTTTTACACAAAACTTTTTacgttgaaaaaatattttttttaaaataaacattagttAACTCACCTGTTTAACTGAgtgttaataacaaatttaaccTCTTTATAGTGATCACCGTcgttttaactaaaattttaatatactgtGGCTCAGttcctattttaatattgttattaatttttatgagtttctttgaaaataaaaattaaatgaaatgttatctATCGAATAATATAAGTGAGACTCACCGTTTGCTATTGTTTTTGGtatcaacaatttttaaacaaacggTGAAACCATATCACTTGGGAATCAACAACATAGAATTCCCAGCTTAACCGTATATGTTGTACAGAATACTTTCTATTATGTTGTAATATCTcatgtgaaattttaaatgagcTTCCTTATTTCAGCCTTTGACTTACATAAcagtaataatttagttattatgtAACGTAATGGGAATAGATAGTAAGATAAAGTAATTTCTGTGGGAAAATGCTTGTATTTGTGCTTACAAATATCTTACGCAATACAAATTTTTCTAGGTCCAGCTGTCTTCTTTCCGTAAAGAATATTGATACTTTGATACTTACGATAGATTTCACATTCTCAGACTGAAGTTCAAATtgactttttatattacatgtttattatatttatatttttccagaAATGTGCTGCCATCTGTTGAGCCGGGTCAATTATTAAGACAAATGTCTGAAGATGCTCCGGAAAAACCCTGCGACTGGCAAGACGTTTTGAAAGATTTCACTGAAATGATTTTGCCAGgcgtaagtaaaaatatatgttattacttgttatatgtaaagaaaaatttaattcaactaATAGACTCGTATTTTTTAGACCACTCACTGGCATCATCCTCAATTTCATGCGTACTATCCAACTGGTATTTCGTATGCCAGTATTGTTGGCAACTTGCTGAGTGATGGCCTTGGAGTTATCGGCTTCAACTGGGTAAGCACCTTTcgtcttaaatttaatactttttcgactcaaaatcacttttttacgtttaattttagaaaaatctaCAAAATACTGTACCAAAAGTAACCAAGCGCCTTCTAAAAATAAtcagcaataaataaaataagcaatTTAAGTTTAGGTATTGTTACTGCAAATTGTTACTGTTTTAATAGGAAATGAGCATCacgcatattttattttacagatcGCGAGTCCTGCATGCACTGAGCTAGAAGTGGTTACTATGAATTGGCTTGGCAAATTACTTGGTCTACCAGAAGAATTTCTCAATTGCTCTTCGGGACCTGGAGGAGGAATTATTCAGGTAAATgtaaactgaattaaaaattaaactaactgTAAACTAACtgaattgtttttaatccAAACATTTATCTAAAATCAGGGTTCTGCCAGTGAATCTACTCTCGTTGGTCTTCTTGCTGCTAAAGATAAAATGATTCGAAGGCTTATCAAGGAGAACCCAGATCTTGACCCTGATGACATACGTAACAAGCTAGTTGCTTACACTTCAGACCAATGCAATTCTTCGGTAGAAAAAGCTGGAGTCCTTGGTTCAATGAAAATGCGTCTATTAAAATCTGATGCTTATGGTAAACTACGTGGAGATACATTGAAAAAAGCATTTGAAGACGATGTAGCCGAAGGACTTATACCTTGCTACGTAGTTGCAAACTTAGGAACTACAGGAACTTGCGCTTTTGATCCTCTTTATGAGCTAGGACCaatatgtaaagaaaataacgTTTGGTTACATGTAGATGCTGCGTACGCTGGTAGTGCTTTCATATGTCCTGAATACAGAGAATTTATGAAGGGTGTAGAATATGCCGATTCCTTCGATATGAATGCACATAAATGGTTGCTTGTAAATTTCGATTGCTCTGCGATGTGGGTACGGGATGGATACGACTTAATTAACGCATTCGATGTTCAGAGAATTTATTTAGATGACGTGAAAACAAGTTTGAAAATACCAGACTATAGACATTGGCAGATGCCATTAGGTCGCAGATTTAGATCTCTCAAATTGTGGTCGGTGATGAAAACTTATGGTGCAGAAGGCTTGAGGAGTCATATCAGAAATCATATCAGTCTCGCACAACACTTTGCGAAACTAGTGAAATCAGATGAAAGATTTGTAGTTGAGCCAGAACCGTCAATGGGATTGGTGTGCTTTAGACTTAAAGATGGTGAGAATTTaacgaaaaaaatgttagaaaatttaactgcaaagaaaaaagtatttatggTAGCAGCGAGTTATCGTGGTCGCTACATAATACGTTGGGTGATATGTTCACTCTTCACGACCAAAGAGGACGTTGAATTCAGCTGGAAGAATATTAAACATGAGGCTGATATAATTTgcctaaataataaaagcgtCAAAtccaaaatatcaaatattgaaAGTATTGAAAGCGTAAGCATCtctgaagaaaaaacaaagtaataacaCTTATCGATCTACTTTGTTTGTCTTTAGTCTTTGACgtattttgaagaaaaaaaaatactttttgcgAGTtaggtataataattttaaatagcaaTAGGGAAAATGGTACAATGATAAAGTTTAggtaataaagtataaatcattttttttgtttgttttactgAATCCCACTTAATTTTCTTAAGGTGTTCAAtactttttaactattttaatttttaaatttgaaaacatcACCCATACCACATCACTAGTTCAAGGGAAATAGAACgtaagaaagaaaagaaaaaatgaaaaaagtaacaattttatttttctacaaatgggtttttgtttttaaatcatatacaGCTACATGTATAGCTTACACAGATGCCATACGAATATCCTTTGGGCAAACAATGTTCCTGGCACACGATGTCGTCTGTGGTTTCTTCATATTGACATGCCACTCTTCCAGGGATGTGATatactgaaaaataataagtcattaaagttaaattattattgttaatgcTAATTCAAGGGTAAAGGAAAGAATGATTGCAAACATAAGCAAATGTAATAAACGCATATTTCTTTCGAAGCTATTTATTGGCAGAGGAGTAACAAAGCAAATACGTTGAATTGAAATGGAAATGATTTAAACACTAACTgagtattaaatatgtaaatctgGTCATTTGAAATGTCAAAACATAAACCAAATCAATCAACTGGAATATTCTTTAACCCTTAACcccattattaattaatattacttaagtTATTAAGTCATATGTTGAAAACAATCtgcttaataaaatcaattataactaCAAATAACTTCTTTATAATGTTTCCGGATATAATTATATCAcatatcataatttaaaaaaaaacaaagaaaaaacaagTTGCAcaatttcaagaaaaaaaaatacgtaccTTTTTCCACAGTCACAGTGGACGATGAACTTTCTTTTGTTACAACATTTAATTCCGTTACAGTTTCTTGCTTTACTAGACCAATATCTCTGGGAAAGGCATTACTAACAAAGAAGCAACTTATTATAaccataaaaaagaatattaatgttttgaacTCCATTTTAATTCGTGTGAATACACGTTGACAGCACAACAGTTGTCGCAGACTAACAAATATCATACAATGACCACTGTATATATGCGTCGGACGGTAATGAGAACACATTTGCATTACATAAGGTCAAGCAATGCCCCTTTTTAATGTGTACGTGTGCGTCATGCAATTTCTGAGTATAACTAGAATTACGAATTTATTAATCATCataaataactaacaaatTATGATAACAATTAACACGGATTATGTTTTCTGTGAAGTTACCGTATTAATGAGATATAAGTTATTCTTCACACAGcttttttgttaaagtttatacaagtttagatttataagttttatgtattcattgcttttttctaatttcttaattaattgtatgtaacaaattatttaaaaaggataTAAACCACGTCAATTTTTGTCGAGAAAGTTTTACCTTGTGGtcatacttaaaattaaattaataaaaaaatatatactaagaATCACACAAActaaatacaaacaatatctttattcaattattcaaataaaaatttcttaagtaaaaataatgtaaaatatccGAAATTTGATTTGGCATGTTGGATACAAGAGTAATTTTGTTCCACGTGCCAACTCAAGTTAGTACCCAGCATTTGAATTGGCACGTTGAGAAGAGCACCCTATTCTGCTCGACGTACCATGCGCCAAatacaaacttttttattcaatgtttatttaaaaattaattacacctACACATAGTGTTTACACAGAAGCCAAACGAATATCCTTTAGGCAGGCAATGTTCAAGACACACCATATCTTCAGTGGGCTCTTCGTATTGACATTTTACTCTATCGTGGAGTTTAACAcctgcaaaataaataatttaaactttttaacacTTACAATGACGTTCACAGTTCACCAATGGTAATCTTTGGGATATTATTATTCATGATTGTGATGATTGACGCAAAGATGGTTTTGGAAAAAAATCGAtggttgtatttttattgatttaacgTAAGCTAAACTAAGTAACTTAAGTTAGTCAAACTATTACCTTGTAAATGTGTCTACCGCGTTTAATCGTGCGTGTAATCTATCGGGCgttacattttaaagatttaagtttACGTCCACACTTACAACTACACTTTTATTAATGTCGTTGTCAGTACATATATTAAGCCCCCACCGAGGTCCGAGCCTACACAAATTATCCATACATGCAAATATAGAGAAAAATTCCAATTACGTACCTTTTTCAATGAGCGATGTTGAGATAACATTTACAAGTAAGATAGCTATTATCACCATAAAGaagattaaaaactttttgaactccattttatgttaatatatttttaatgcaaaaaaaaactaaataaaaagagCAGTTGGTGTACGCGAACTCCGTGTCGAGCAGTTAATGGGAATGcggttatatttttaattaagtatgtTTACTAGAATAATACAATTCTAACAAatagaatatataatataaataaaagtattgttCATCATGATTACTCATATGAGTCCTACTTGAATGCGTTTTGTTTACAATCACAGTTCTATTTACCCCATCGAtgtctatcttactaataaaaaaaaatcgaatgttttgatggatggatggatgttcttTTGAacgtatcttcggaacggctcaacggatcttgatgaaatttggtacagatgtagaacatagtctggaagaatatataggctactagctgtcgcccgcgactccgtccgcgcgcagttaaaaaaaaaatgaaaaatagatgttggccgattctcagacctactgaatatgctcacaaaatttcatgagaatcggtcaagccgtttcggaggagtacggtgacgaaaactgtgacacgagaattttatatattagatttattacatattttttcaataccatgcggacggagtcgcgggtgacagctagtttatttataattctaaacaAAGCACTGgtgatcaataaaatatatctagacCACCGAGTGTTGTGAGTCACCAAGTTTGCGACACCAAGAGAgctatttttcaaatcaattgttagaaaattttaaatcgagTGATCTCTGGTtcataattgtatatttagttGAAGCACTTGCTATTTGGTTTATTCTTAACCAAATTTATTGTTCCGGATGGCAATGTACTTGATACTTTTTCATCGTATTTGACTATTTTCGGAAGGAAAAAGTCATGTGCCCCATTTTAAAAACCCTACATACCACCAATGCACAATGccctattaaaataataagtccTACGTATTTccgtaaaaaaattcttatttaacttttacatAGTATGTTTATAATCTGTGGGTGTGTAATTCTCATATACACGAAGTCCATTACATTATGATCGGCTACAAGTGTTTTGTTTCCAATGTGATCGAtcactaattttattatgtatctaTTCTTATCAGATATTAACATCacgaataaaaaattcaattgtaCACAACACTGGCTTTTGTTATTGTCggaatacttaaatatttataataatttaaaaaattgtagtcTATGTGTACTTTCAGACATTGTTGTACATTGGTATTTACATCCAGATCCATGAAGCAGTTGTGGACATACcttataacaaatatccatccatccattaaaaCTTTCAGCAGGATTGatcaattataacaataaacatatttaaaaatttaatgtctctttcttctttttttaatagtgtAAATAGTAAcctataaaatacatatgtataatttcTCATTCCTGAGACATTATAGTTACTTTTATTCAGATGCTCTGTCatcaaatgttaatatttaatttccacTGAACTCGACATACTTTAACAAATCTAAGTTAGATACTGCAATATCTAAAACCTTATGTAACCTACTCTATTTTTTACagcaatttatttacagtgaATAGACTgctgaaaatgaaataaagcaAATATGATCCaacagttatttattaatttactataagcttttaaaataacaattttctttattgaacTTAAATACAACTGCACAAGTTGCTAATACAGATTCCAAACGAATGTCCTCTAGGCAGGCAATATTCCATGCACGAGATATCGTCTGTGGAGTCAGAATGACATACTCCAGGTATTTTCATTCCTGGGAAATAAGgataattcaataaatataaagtcattttttaatttgtactcAGTTTACTtacgaatataaatattgctgTGATAACCATAACAAGCGAACAGTCGACGAAGTTATTTTCCTACCCATTTAATTGCAATTTAGTCAAATAAATACTACTATATGTATTCTCATATGTAAATTCAACAACAATgacacagttttattttaaataattagatttaGGAACAACAATGTGTCcaacgtttttattatttgatatatattaTACGACAGTATTAGTTCAAATTACTACACTTAACACTTAAACTTAGGTGCTTAAAAAGGAACTCTACATACCTCTTTGGAGAAATACATTTGGTGCTGGGTATCCATTATTCACAGAGACGCAACATAATATGAACATAAAGAAGAGTAACAACTTTCTGAACTccatttcaatataatttgcGTTTTCGTATTTACGGTGATGAGATGTTAATGAAAGTCCAGTTGCATTTCCTAAGGTTTGATAGAAATCACTCCTTTTTATTCTGTCTTATGAAGTTTGAACCAGCttgttatgtaattattttttaaataaaattatttttataaatattaaactgcaagaattttatttacaaaatgctTTATACTGACATAATTTACCATGACTAAcgctatttattaatattttaaattaaaacatactaGGTAATAATAATCGTATATTAAACCTGTTTGTGGAAAGATGTGCCAGTTACTGCAATGAAAGATTTTTCTCTACAAATCATCAACGTATTTCCTCAATCTAAGCCTAGGCAACGCATCATTctacaaaattatcaaaaactaATACTCACACGCTGTTCGCCCAACACGTATTTGAAACCAGAAAATTTACACTTCGAACATTTTACGTATGTACCTAGTGTAAGTTCTAATGATTCTGTTATATTTTACGAAGTTGAGGAAAATCATCTAGAATAAAAGTTACAGTTCATTAAAAAGGTTTGAAATTATGACGCATTTTAAACCACCGATATGGAGTTATAATTATGCGTTCGAgaacattaaatttacttacttggtgtatattaatttaaataatttaagtacatgTCTTCAAACGACAGAAATTTAAATGTCCCACATATACTCTTTCTTAGAAAgctatgttttatgtttttcattattctcaatttttttttgatgtttttccttttatctttttgttattctaaagcataaaaatgtagtaaatgCAGATCGTATTTGCACCTTATTACCGCAGAAGCTAACCAGATCGGTTCTtgtttttactacatttttgtGAACCCTATATGTAGTGAGAAAATCATTTCAAACGAGCAAGTACAATTTTgagttatttcttaaaataataataccaaAACTGTATTCTTGATAAAACTTTACAGTCAAGTAGTAAAgtacatcatcatcatgatATTATAGTAGTTACAgtctatttcaaataaaactgtgCATGAACCCGCGCAATCAAATGTAATAgcgtaaaaaaaatctatatatataaaagaaagtcgtgttagttacactatttataactcaagaacggctgaatcgatttgactgaaaattggtgggcaggtagcttagagcaaggaaacggacataggataatttttaccccgttttctatttttttttccgcgcggacagagtcgcaggtaaaagctagtatttaaataaatctattcgAGCAAATAGCTTtgtgttaaaatgtattatgtcGCAGTCACATTATATAATCCGCCGTATTACATTACGGCTAGCTGTTATCAAAAACATGGCCGTTTTGAAATGC
Proteins encoded in this window:
- the LOC106720016 gene encoding aromatic-L-amino-acid decarboxylase — protein: MEMDSKQFREFGKAAIDILADYYDHIRDRNVLPSVEPGQLLRQMSEDAPEKPCDWQDVLKDFTEMILPGTTHWHHPQFHAYYPTGISYASIVGNLLSDGLGVIGFNWIASPACTELEVVTMNWLGKLLGLPEEFLNCSSGPGGGIIQGSASESTLVGLLAAKDKMIRRLIKENPDLDPDDIRNKLVAYTSDQCNSSVEKAGVLGSMKMRLLKSDAYGKLRGDTLKKAFEDDVAEGLIPCYVVANLGTTGTCAFDPLYELGPICKENNVWLHVDAAYAGSAFICPEYREFMKGVEYADSFDMNAHKWLLVNFDCSAMWVRDGYDLINAFDVQRIYLDDVKTSLKIPDYRHWQMPLGRRFRSLKLWSVMKTYGAEGLRSHIRNHISLAQHFAKLVKSDERFVVEPEPSMGLVCFRLKDGENLTKKMLENLTAKKKVFMVAASYRGRYIIRWVICSLFTTKEDVEFSWKNIKHEADIICLNNKSVKSKISNIESIESVSISEEKTK